The Methanomethylovorans hollandica DSM 15978 genome includes a region encoding these proteins:
- a CDS encoding glycosyltransferase family 4 protein, with product MIDVFAVIDGNILSDLGDNTSGTYTRIHYLLNALNESQNINLKSIKFKQFPQSTLKNIFFNNIIKSIVALKSITILIKDKPLVFFAYPYSLHTIQNRMIFKISEILDLKIILDIHDTIEQVNVLGKGKPKLTKKIEKECIEKSSLVIILNKPMWNSLKKVYNLNENIKIVFIPNAFEYSFITLYPTKYKNQKDDFVNIGYMGGLTKNRGIDILVQSCVNLHEKYPYLKLFLFGTYGEGISDDLKDVIENSDFIIRKEIPRKDIPMSLKDIDIFVMPYNPEVKYLNESSPMKFYEYIGCCKPIICTKCESLVDVGQNDSILYVDYNIEDFTKKIELLIKNPKLREYMSEGLYDIRLDHTWEKRADELLHTMMSLSNNLNE from the coding sequence ATGATTGATGTTTTTGCAGTGATCGATGGTAATATCTTAAGTGATTTGGGAGATAATACCTCTGGAACTTATACTAGAATACATTATCTTTTAAATGCGTTAAATGAATCTCAAAACATCAATCTTAAATCGATCAAATTTAAACAATTTCCACAAAGCACATTAAAAAACATATTTTTTAACAATATAATTAAATCAATTGTTGCGTTGAAGTCAATAACCATCCTTATAAAAGATAAGCCACTCGTTTTTTTTGCTTACCCCTATTCATTGCACACTATCCAAAATAGAATGATTTTTAAAATTTCAGAAATACTCGATTTAAAAATTATCTTAGATATTCATGATACCATTGAACAAGTGAATGTACTTGGAAAAGGCAAACCTAAATTGACTAAAAAAATTGAAAAAGAGTGTATTGAAAAATCATCTTTAGTGATTATCCTTAACAAACCTATGTGGAATTCCTTGAAAAAAGTATACAACTTGAACGAAAACATAAAAATCGTTTTCATCCCAAACGCATTTGAATATTCTTTTATTACATTATATCCAACAAAATATAAAAACCAAAAAGATGATTTTGTCAACATTGGTTATATGGGAGGTTTAACAAAGAACAGAGGAATTGACATATTAGTTCAATCTTGTGTGAATCTGCATGAAAAATACCCGTACTTAAAGTTGTTTTTATTCGGCACCTATGGAGAAGGGATTTCAGATGATTTAAAAGATGTTATAGAAAACAGTGATTTCATTATCAGAAAAGAAATTCCAAGAAAAGATATACCAATGTCATTAAAAGACATAGATATCTTTGTTATGCCATATAATCCAGAAGTAAAATATCTCAATGAGTCATCACCTATGAAATTTTATGAGTATATAGGGTGCTGTAAACCTATTATATGTACAAAATGTGAGTCTTTAGTTGATGTAGGACAAAATGATTCAATATTGTACGTTGATTATAACATCGAAGATTTTACAAAAAAGATAGAACTGCTGATTAAGAATCCCAAACTTCGCGAATATATGTCAGAAGGGTTATATGACATTAGACTGGACCACACCTGGGAAAAAAGAGCTGATGAACTTCTTCATACTATGATGTCATTATCCAATAATTTAAATGAGTGA
- a CDS encoding glycosyltransferase, with product MKILHIRNIANVAYNLSLQQKSLGHQVRILDITENYTNDYEDISLNLPLNYPKKDLLKRFYIIYKILIKLLREENFDIIHLHDGGIFPMDLDIPLLFKFYGKVVIHWHGSKLRNNGKSFGSRFADVHIVSTPDLLEYAPEATWVPNPIGWHGLTKIDRNDGKILIGHAPTNRFYKGTIYFIEAINALKRQYQNVECVLIENTPHKETIELVSKCDIVVDSVGFYDKRQTGWYGILTNEVQQMGIPSCTWIKPSVEPYLEKPNGIINVTKDNLKQELENLMMVADLRKQLGEQGKKYVEKVHNNEKICAEIMELYNILL from the coding sequence ATGAAAATTCTCCACATAAGAAACATTGCTAATGTCGCATACAATCTATCATTACAACAGAAAAGTCTTGGCCATCAGGTACGTATCTTAGATATTACAGAGAATTATACTAATGACTATGAAGATATTTCTTTGAACCTTCCTTTGAATTACCCTAAAAAGGATCTTTTAAAACGTTTTTATATAATTTATAAAATTTTAATCAAATTACTGCGTGAAGAGAATTTTGATATCATTCATCTGCATGATGGTGGTATATTCCCTATGGATTTGGACATCCCGTTGCTGTTCAAATTTTATGGAAAAGTAGTTATCCATTGGCATGGCAGTAAGTTGAGAAACAACGGTAAAAGTTTTGGTTCGAGATTTGCAGATGTGCATATAGTTTCTACTCCGGATCTATTAGAATACGCACCTGAAGCAACATGGGTCCCTAATCCTATAGGATGGCATGGGTTAACTAAAATAGATAGAAACGATGGTAAAATACTGATCGGCCATGCGCCTACAAACAGATTTTATAAAGGAACCATATACTTTATTGAAGCAATAAATGCATTAAAAAGACAATATCAGAATGTTGAGTGTGTGTTAATTGAAAACACCCCACATAAAGAAACAATTGAATTAGTTTCTAAATGTGACATTGTAGTTGATTCAGTTGGCTTTTATGATAAAAGACAGACTGGATGGTATGGTATTCTCACAAATGAAGTTCAACAGATGGGAATCCCTTCTTGCACATGGATTAAGCCAAGTGTAGAACCATATTTAGAAAAGCCGAATGGAATAATAAACGTCACAAAAGATAATCTAAAACAAGAACTCGAAAATTTGATGATGGTCGCTGATCTAAGAAAACAGTTAGGTGAGCAAGGAAAAAAATATGTAGAAAAAGTACACAACAATGAAAAAATCTGTGCAGAAATTATGGAATTGTATAACATATTACTCTAA
- the galU gene encoding UTP--glucose-1-phosphate uridylyltransferase GalU encodes MTIKKAVIPAAGLGTRFLPVTKSMPKEMLPIIDKPVIHYVVEEAVNSGIDDIIFVTGRSKRSIEDYFDDSPELEMHLKSRGKTEMLKMIRDISSLVDIHYIRQKEPRGLGDAILTAEKHISGEPFAVLLGDDIIMNSTPCTKQLIEVFNTYGRSTIAVEEVPWEKVSNYGIIKGRELDEHLYLLEDIVEKPAPEKAPSNTGAIGRYVFTPEIFDCIKATACGVGGEIQLTDGIKLLSESQKIYAYKFTGKRYDTGDKLGYIKAIVDFALKNEEMRDEILDHLRNFN; translated from the coding sequence ATGACGATCAAGAAAGCAGTTATACCGGCTGCAGGGCTTGGCACAAGGTTTCTCCCGGTAACAAAATCCATGCCAAAGGAAATGCTTCCGATCATTGATAAACCTGTGATCCATTATGTAGTGGAGGAAGCTGTCAACTCCGGAATAGATGACATCATATTCGTGACAGGTAGAAGCAAAAGATCTATAGAGGATTATTTTGACGATTCACCTGAACTGGAAATGCACCTTAAGAGCAGGGGAAAAACAGAGATGCTGAAAATGATAAGAGACATCTCTTCCCTTGTGGATATCCACTACATCCGACAGAAAGAACCACGGGGATTGGGAGACGCTATACTTACAGCAGAAAAGCATATTAGCGGGGAACCTTTTGCTGTGCTTTTAGGTGATGATATAATAATGAACAGTACCCCATGCACTAAACAACTTATCGAGGTTTTCAATACCTACGGGCGCTCAACCATCGCAGTGGAAGAAGTACCCTGGGAAAAAGTTAGCAATTACGGTATAATAAAAGGACGCGAACTGGACGAACACCTGTACCTGCTTGAGGACATCGTGGAAAAACCTGCCCCCGAGAAGGCTCCATCTAATACCGGTGCTATTGGAAGATACGTATTCACTCCTGAGATATTCGATTGTATAAAAGCGACAGCTTGCGGTGTGGGTGGAGAGATACAGCTTACCGATGGCATCAAACTCCTCAGCGAATCCCAGAAGATCTATGCATATAAGTTCACAGGCAAACGTTATGACACCGGTGACAAACTGGGATATATCAAAGCCATAGTGGACTTTGCTTTAAAGAACGAGGAAATGAGGGATGAGATACTGGACCATTTAAGGAATTTCAATTAA
- a CDS encoding mannose-1-phosphate guanylyltransferase/mannose-6-phosphate isomerase, producing the protein MQSIWPGIPADNTRYIHPYTLKRGDENIRSLILAGGSGTRLWPLSRKHNPKQFLKLEDTSFFQNTLIRCLEVSDISEIFVVTNDSQRFFVTGQAKELGYDLPPENVLIEPEAKNTLPAISFGMREIVKRFGKSIVGVFSSDHVLDIRAMETIKNAQLLAKEHLVTFGIVPTSPHTGYGYIKPAEKIDAGYKVAEFREKPNHEDALKYLKEGCLWNSGMFLFDTEVFFGELKEHESSFYKAFGPEIDPDAAIEEIYEKVRAISIDYGIMEKSRNVVVVRLEHKWSDLGNFNAIYEESEKDDNGNVIYECENILINSQNNLVYSKCDKLVALIDVQNMAVVDTPDALLVCPRESSQKVKQVADALHSKNDERAYLQQTVYRPWGFYTVMEKSGRHKIKNITVDPKKKLSLQLHYHRSEHWIVVKGMATVQINDETFFLRQGESTFISAGMRHRLANEGKLPLEIIEVQLGECVDEDDIVRFDDEYGRVPHDNG; encoded by the coding sequence ATGCAATCTATCTGGCCTGGAATACCGGCTGATAATACTAGATATATACATCCATATACCTTAAAAAGAGGAGATGAAAACATTAGATCACTCATCCTTGCAGGTGGATCTGGAACAAGATTATGGCCACTTAGCAGAAAACATAATCCAAAACAATTCCTCAAACTTGAAGACACATCTTTTTTCCAGAATACCTTGATACGCTGCCTGGAAGTCTCTGATATATCAGAGATCTTCGTTGTGACAAATGATTCACAGCGATTCTTTGTTACAGGTCAGGCTAAAGAACTGGGATATGACCTGCCTCCGGAAAACGTACTGATAGAACCTGAAGCGAAGAACACTCTTCCAGCTATCAGCTTCGGTATGCGGGAAATAGTAAAAAGATTCGGAAAATCCATTGTAGGGGTTTTTTCCTCGGACCATGTACTTGACATACGTGCAATGGAAACAATAAAAAATGCGCAATTGCTAGCAAAGGAACATCTTGTCACTTTTGGGATAGTGCCCACTTCACCGCACACAGGATACGGATATATAAAGCCAGCTGAAAAGATCGATGCCGGCTATAAGGTAGCCGAGTTCAGGGAAAAACCAAATCATGAAGATGCTCTGAAGTACCTGAAAGAAGGTTGCCTGTGGAACAGCGGAATGTTCCTTTTTGATACTGAGGTGTTTTTCGGAGAGTTGAAGGAGCACGAAAGTTCATTTTATAAAGCCTTTGGCCCTGAGATAGATCCTGATGCAGCTATTGAAGAGATATATGAAAAAGTAAGGGCAATCTCCATAGATTACGGTATTATGGAAAAATCCAGGAATGTCGTGGTGGTGCGCCTGGAACATAAATGGAGCGATCTCGGGAATTTTAATGCAATATATGAGGAGTCCGAAAAGGATGACAATGGAAATGTGATCTATGAATGCGAGAACATTCTTATCAATTCACAGAACAACCTTGTCTATTCCAAATGTGATAAGCTTGTGGCTCTTATAGATGTGCAAAACATGGCGGTTGTCGATACACCGGATGCCCTGCTCGTCTGCCCCAGAGAGAGCAGCCAGAAAGTAAAGCAAGTAGCTGATGCTTTACACAGCAAAAATGATGAAAGGGCATATCTGCAGCAGACAGTATACAGGCCATGGGGTTTCTATACTGTGATGGAGAAATCCGGTAGGCACAAGATAAAGAATATAACAGTGGATCCAAAAAAGAAGCTCAGCCTCCAGCTTCATTACCACCGCAGTGAGCATTGGATAGTTGTCAAGGGAATGGCAACCGTGCAGATCAATGACGAAACCTTTTTCCTGAGGCAGGGCGAAAGCACATTCATAAGTGCCGGCATGAGGCATAGGCTTGCAAATGAGGGTAAATTGCCCCTGGAGATCATAGAAGTGCAACTTGGAGAATGCGTGGACGAAGATGATATCGTACGATTTGATGATGAGTATGGACGGGTTCCACACGATAATGGGTGA
- a CDS encoding sulfide/dihydroorotate dehydrogenase-like FAD/NAD-binding protein translates to MSYSIVEKRDMVHQVHLMKVLAPDVARAAKPGQFVIIRIDEQSERIPLTIADCNVTDGSVTIIFQEMGKTTKQLATLKGGEELQDFVGPLGTPSEIDKLGTVVLVGGGVGVAPSYPQAKAYKEAGNKVITIIGARSENLLILEEEMRAVSDELIVCTDDGTKGHHGFVTDVLQKLLQSGEHVDRVVAIGPPIMMRAVAGVTKPFGTQTIVSLNPIMIDGTGMCGGCRVSVDGKTKFACVDGPEFDAHKVDFNLLMNRLAVYRDEEGISMKRHECTCGGEQ, encoded by the coding sequence ATGTCATACAGTATAGTCGAGAAACGGGATATGGTACACCAGGTACACTTGATGAAGGTGCTTGCGCCTGATGTGGCAAGAGCTGCAAAGCCCGGGCAGTTCGTGATAATAAGGATCGATGAACAAAGTGAAAGGATCCCCCTCACAATTGCGGATTGTAATGTAACAGACGGTTCTGTGACTATTATTTTCCAGGAGATGGGCAAGACCACCAAACAGCTTGCCACGCTTAAAGGCGGGGAAGAACTACAGGATTTTGTAGGTCCTCTGGGCACTCCCTCTGAGATAGACAAACTGGGTACTGTTGTACTGGTGGGAGGAGGCGTGGGTGTAGCTCCTTCATATCCGCAGGCGAAAGCCTACAAAGAAGCAGGTAATAAAGTGATAACCATCATAGGTGCCCGGAGTGAGAACTTGCTTATACTTGAAGAGGAGATGCGGGCTGTAAGCGATGAATTGATTGTATGTACAGATGATGGTACTAAAGGACATCACGGTTTTGTAACAGATGTCCTCCAGAAACTGCTGCAAAGCGGTGAACATGTGGATCGCGTGGTGGCCATCGGCCCTCCCATAATGATGAGGGCAGTGGCAGGTGTGACAAAGCCTTTTGGTACCCAGACCATTGTAAGCTTAAATCCTATTATGATCGATGGCACGGGAATGTGTGGCGGATGCCGTGTCTCTGTTGACGGTAAAACCAAATTTGCCTGTGTCGACGGGCCTGAGTTCGATGCCCACAAGGTCGATTTTAATCTGCTCATGAACCGCCTTGCAGTTTACAGGGACGAAGAGGGCATTTCCATGAAAAGGCATGAATGTACTTGCGGAGGCGAGCAGTAA
- the gltA gene encoding NADPH-dependent glutamate synthase translates to MAARQPMPLQESEVRRRNFNEVALGYTEEQAVAEADRCLQCKDPKCVQGCPVNIDIPAFIASIAERDFDEAIRTIKLTNALPAVCGRVCPQEVQCEEYCVLAKKGQPIAIGRLERFAADHESVKGVEAPQKVKPTGKHVAVVGSGPAGLTAAADLAKAGHSVTIFESLHEPGGVLTYGIPEFRLPKAIVRQEVEYIKQLGVDIKVDYVIGRIKTLDELRGEFDAVFLGTGAGLPNFMGIEGENLNGVYSANEFLTRVNLMKAFRFPEYDTPIKRGKKVIVVGGGNVAMDAARCALRLGADEVSIVYRRGEDELPARREEVENAKEEGIIFRLLTNPVRILGDDKMSAKSVECIRMELGEPDASGRRRPVSVKGSEHQIEADTVIIAIGTSPNPIIFSGSGGLESTPKGTIVVDDSAMSSLPGVCAGGDVVTGAATVISAMGAGKLAAQTIHDYLSKQ, encoded by the coding sequence ATGGCAGCAAGACAGCCCATGCCGTTACAGGAATCTGAAGTAAGGCGCAGGAACTTCAATGAAGTAGCACTGGGTTATACAGAGGAGCAAGCTGTTGCTGAAGCTGACCGTTGCCTTCAATGCAAAGATCCAAAATGTGTGCAGGGATGTCCTGTGAATATCGATATTCCGGCTTTCATTGCCAGCATTGCCGAAAGGGATTTCGATGAGGCCATCAGGACGATTAAGCTCACCAATGCTCTTCCTGCAGTATGCGGGCGTGTCTGCCCTCAGGAAGTGCAGTGCGAAGAATATTGTGTGCTCGCAAAGAAAGGCCAACCCATAGCTATAGGACGTCTTGAACGTTTTGCTGCAGATCATGAGAGTGTTAAGGGTGTGGAAGCACCTCAGAAAGTAAAGCCAACTGGCAAACACGTGGCTGTGGTGGGTTCAGGTCCTGCAGGGCTTACAGCTGCCGCAGATCTTGCAAAAGCCGGGCATTCCGTGACGATCTTTGAATCACTTCATGAACCCGGAGGTGTGCTCACCTATGGTATTCCAGAGTTCCGCCTTCCAAAGGCGATAGTACGCCAGGAGGTAGAATATATAAAGCAGCTTGGAGTGGACATAAAAGTAGACTATGTCATAGGCAGGATCAAGACGCTGGATGAACTGAGGGGAGAGTTCGATGCTGTATTCCTGGGAACTGGAGCAGGACTTCCGAATTTCATGGGTATTGAAGGAGAGAACCTCAATGGTGTCTATTCTGCCAATGAGTTCCTGACCCGTGTGAACCTCATGAAAGCTTTCCGTTTCCCTGAATATGACACACCTATCAAAAGGGGAAAAAAGGTGATCGTGGTAGGTGGAGGGAATGTGGCAATGGATGCTGCACGATGTGCTCTGAGACTGGGTGCTGACGAGGTCAGCATTGTCTACCGGCGTGGAGAAGATGAACTACCGGCACGTAGAGAAGAAGTGGAGAATGCTAAAGAAGAAGGGATCATTTTCAGACTGCTCACAAACCCAGTTCGCATTCTGGGTGATGATAAAATGAGTGCCAAGAGTGTGGAATGCATCAGGATGGAGCTTGGTGAACCTGATGCTTCAGGCCGCAGAAGACCTGTGTCTGTGAAAGGTTCAGAACACCAGATCGAAGCCGATACGGTGATAATAGCCATCGGCACATCTCCGAACCCGATCATATTCTCAGGTTCTGGAGGTCTTGAATCCACTCCAAAAGGCACTATCGTGGTAGATGATTCAGCTATGAGCTCTCTTCCGGGTGTATGTGCAGGTGGCGATGTGGTCACAGGCGCTGCAACAGTGATAAGTGCTATGGGCGCCGGAAAGCTGGCCGCTCAAACCATCCATGATTATCTTAGCAAACAATGA
- a CDS encoding phosphoadenosine phosphosulfate reductase domain-containing protein: MKPGNKKFILSGNSSARKPVSSHFKTRSPRSWKQHGADLQHHIFWCQHCNVPLLRSTCDICRSQGSHVGLAPPGDVRFCSPPEREVLSGLLLSAFGCDPIGQRIVLLNKTTGEDRTDEIIVDGLHFGVLRFDMKFLDYVLDLSVEGAKVLGEHTTNKTIVLRKASSHLSGKKVKAEQILSYTEDITKGDTVLIRCGNLIGFGVSLSDHAHLQSSQDAVLRVRKLDGNKVSLNRRIASMQDVIKANASHMEKISRDAANVVKGVVSRKEYKALPVHVSFSGGKDSLVVLDLTVNTLKSREIRAFFLNTGIEFPETVEFARNFCSSRGIDLKESAAGDAFWENLERFGPPAKDMRWCCKVCKLAPANRLIDESSSEGQVCLTVDGKRRYESFTRASISASEKNPFVPTQLNIFPIRDWRAIEVWLYIYGKKLEYNPLYDMGFERVGCYLCPASLSAEYQLFSRLHPDLHARWHSYLLKWASKKGFPESFVEHGFWRWKELPPKMLKLAEELEIRYDVPEVNGNFRVDSVSGVSPCTSGGFTVEANIGGVSLDDAADVLHIIGIIKAAENMGMLLIKADDATIKFFSSGNLLVTAGSRAKATEVFRQVVLQLMRVCMCTRCGICQGVCPVGAIEVDDMRGLYISDACIRCGNCIEPCVVLKYASRNLPWLRQNA; encoded by the coding sequence ATGAAACCCGGAAATAAGAAATTTATATTATCAGGAAATTCTTCTGCCAGAAAGCCTGTTAGCTCTCACTTTAAAACCCGATCACCAAGATCCTGGAAGCAGCATGGTGCAGATCTGCAACATCATATTTTCTGGTGTCAGCATTGTAATGTTCCTCTGTTAAGGTCTACATGTGATATTTGTCGGTCACAGGGCAGTCATGTAGGTCTGGCACCCCCGGGAGACGTCAGGTTCTGTTCACCACCTGAGCGGGAAGTGCTCAGTGGTCTTTTGTTATCAGCTTTCGGGTGTGACCCCATAGGTCAAAGGATTGTGCTGCTTAACAAGACCACAGGTGAGGACAGGACAGATGAAATTATAGTTGACGGTTTGCATTTTGGGGTACTGCGTTTTGATATGAAGTTTCTGGATTATGTTTTAGATCTGTCCGTTGAAGGTGCAAAGGTACTGGGAGAGCATACTACTAATAAGACAATTGTTCTAAGGAAGGCTTCCAGCCATCTTAGCGGCAAGAAGGTAAAAGCTGAGCAAATTCTAAGTTATACGGAAGATATTACAAAGGGAGATACTGTTCTGATCAGGTGTGGCAATCTTATAGGTTTTGGCGTATCCCTTTCGGATCATGCACACCTTCAAAGTTCACAGGATGCTGTATTGAGGGTGAGGAAGCTCGACGGAAACAAAGTTTCACTGAATCGGCGTATTGCTTCCATGCAGGATGTCATAAAGGCCAATGCAAGTCACATGGAGAAAATATCCAGGGATGCTGCCAATGTTGTCAAGGGGGTTGTAAGCCGCAAGGAATACAAGGCTCTGCCTGTCCATGTATCCTTCAGTGGGGGAAAGGATAGTCTCGTGGTGCTTGATCTGACCGTCAATACTCTCAAAAGCAGAGAAATCAGAGCTTTCTTCCTTAATACTGGTATCGAGTTCCCTGAAACAGTAGAATTTGCGCGCAATTTCTGTTCCAGTCGGGGTATCGACTTAAAGGAGTCAGCTGCGGGGGATGCTTTCTGGGAGAACCTTGAAAGGTTCGGTCCCCCGGCAAAGGATATGCGCTGGTGTTGTAAAGTATGCAAGCTGGCACCAGCCAACAGGCTCATCGATGAATCATCAAGTGAAGGGCAGGTGTGCCTTACTGTGGATGGCAAGCGACGATACGAATCATTTACCAGGGCTTCCATTTCTGCAAGTGAGAAGAACCCATTTGTCCCCACGCAGCTCAATATTTTTCCCATCCGTGATTGGAGGGCGATAGAAGTATGGCTGTATATATACGGAAAGAAACTTGAATACAATCCTCTTTATGACATGGGATTCGAAAGGGTGGGATGTTATCTCTGTCCTGCTTCCCTGTCTGCTGAATATCAGCTTTTTTCCCGGCTGCATCCTGATCTTCATGCACGCTGGCATTCATATCTGCTGAAATGGGCCAGCAAAAAAGGTTTTCCGGAATCATTTGTGGAACATGGTTTCTGGCGCTGGAAGGAGCTTCCACCAAAAATGCTCAAGCTTGCAGAAGAGCTCGAGATCCGATATGATGTTCCTGAAGTTAATGGAAATTTCAGGGTAGATTCTGTCAGCGGTGTTTCTCCCTGCACGAGCGGAGGTTTTACTGTTGAGGCCAACATAGGGGGCGTTTCTCTGGACGATGCAGCGGACGTACTGCACATAATAGGCATCATAAAGGCTGCCGAAAACATGGGAATGTTGCTTATAAAGGCCGATGATGCAACTATAAAGTTCTTCTCTTCAGGTAACCTGCTGGTCACTGCTGGCAGCAGAGCAAAGGCCACTGAAGTGTTCAGACAGGTCGTATTGCAGCTTATGAGAGTGTGCATGTGCACAAGGTGCGGTATCTGTCAGGGGGTTTGCCCTGTTGGCGCTATTGAGGTTGATGATATGCGCGGTCTGTACATCAGTGATGCATGTATACGATGTGGTAACTGCATTGAACCATGTGTTGTCCTTAAATATGCTTCTCGTAATTTGCCGTGGCTCAGGCAGAATGCCTGA
- a CDS encoding AI-2E family transporter has product MQIGQLDGISVLILSRLKIAAVLIIILLSLFLASIFLPLADGIVLGLVLAYIARPIYLKLHRYQRIGALVATFALVMPVVLIIGSGIFEIVRFIGWIFDNQDVFINSLFDFVRSIDVPPEYNESILQFIWDTSTSVLPLLSGFGFLAYAKTLMMFALNLVISVLVCYFLLVDGPKVYNSVVAFMPVDNRPWITEYIQHLDLILKGVFIGNAYAALFVSITSLVVFYIFGFSHILALATLIFIASIVPLFAGYVVLVALAVIRYFQMGLEAAVIFFVVASVVIYVPPEFILRPYLASMHSRVHPMLIMLSFLGGAFVGGIAGFFVAPIILASLIAAYRVHVGTPVYGKKEEEEGLPA; this is encoded by the coding sequence ATGCAGATAGGTCAATTAGATGGTATTTCTGTCCTGATATTGTCCAGATTAAAGATAGCTGCTGTCCTGATCATTATACTGCTTTCACTGTTCCTTGCTTCTATTTTCCTTCCTCTTGCAGATGGTATAGTCCTGGGTCTTGTATTGGCATACATCGCTCGTCCCATCTATCTCAAATTACATCGGTATCAAAGGATTGGTGCGCTGGTAGCTACTTTTGCCCTCGTCATGCCAGTTGTCCTTATCATTGGCTCGGGCATATTTGAGATAGTAAGATTCATTGGCTGGATCTTCGATAATCAGGATGTGTTCATTAATTCGCTGTTCGATTTTGTCCGTTCCATAGATGTGCCCCCGGAATATAATGAGAGTATCCTACAATTCATATGGGATACTTCCACTTCTGTGCTTCCTCTTTTGAGTGGGTTTGGTTTTCTGGCATATGCAAAGACCCTTATGATGTTTGCTCTCAATTTGGTCATATCTGTATTAGTTTGTTACTTCCTTCTGGTAGATGGGCCAAAGGTCTACAATAGCGTGGTTGCTTTCATGCCAGTGGATAATAGGCCCTGGATTACGGAATATATACAGCATCTGGACCTTATACTTAAGGGCGTTTTCATTGGAAATGCCTATGCTGCCTTATTTGTCAGCATCACTTCTCTGGTGGTCTTTTATATATTTGGCTTCTCTCATATCCTGGCTCTTGCCACTCTGATTTTCATTGCTTCTATTGTCCCTTTGTTTGCCGGTTATGTCGTCCTTGTTGCTTTGGCAGTGATCCGCTATTTCCAGATGGGACTTGAGGCAGCTGTGATCTTCTTTGTAGTGGCTTCTGTGGTCATCTATGTGCCACCTGAATTTATCCTTCGTCCATATCTTGCGAGCATGCATTCACGTGTGCATCCAATGTTGATCATGCTCTCTTTCCTGGGAGGTGCTTTTGTAGGGGGTATCGCAGGTTTCTTTGTGGCACCTATAATCCTTGCTTCTTTGATAGCTGCCTATAGGGTGCATGTGGGAACACCGGTATATGGTAAAAAGGAAGAAGAAGAAGGACTTCCTGCATGA